The Oncorhynchus tshawytscha isolate Ot180627B linkage group LG32, Otsh_v2.0, whole genome shotgun sequence genome includes a region encoding these proteins:
- the trappc5 gene encoding trafficking protein particle complex subunit 5 produces METRFTRGKSAILERSLTRPKTEVSVSAFALLFSEMVQYCQSRVYSVSELQARLADLGQGVGASLLDVLVLREKNGKRETKVLNILLFIKVSVWRALFGKEADKLEQANDDDKTYYIIEKEPLINAFISVPKENSTLNCAAFTGGVVEAILTHSGFPAKVTVHWHKGTTLMIKFDEAVIARDKALEGR; encoded by the exons ATGGAGACTCGCTTCACCAGGGGCAAGTCTGCGATTCTAGAGCGCTCGCTCACCAGACCCAAGACTGAGGTCAGCGTGAGCGCATTCGCCCTGCTCTTCTCTGAAATGGTGCAATACTGCCAGAGTCGGGTGTACTCTGTGTCCGAGCTGCAGGCACGCTTGGCAGACTTGGGTCAAGGCGTGGGGGCCAGCCTGTTGGATGTGCTGGTGTTGAGAGAGAAGAATGGAAAAAGGGAAACCAAAGTGTTGAACATACTGCTCTTCATCAAG GTGTCGGTGTGGAGGGCCCTGTTCGGCAAGGAAGCGGACAAGCTGGAGCAGGCCAACGACGATGACAAGACCTACTATATCATTGAGAAAGAGCCCCTGATCAACGCCTTCATCTCGGTGCCCAAAGAGAACAGCACGCTCAACTGTGCCGCTTTCACCGGGGGCGTGGTGGAGGCCATTCTAACACACAGCGGCTTCCCCGCCAAGGTCACGGTGCACTGGCACAAGGGCACCACTCTCATGATCAAGTTTGATGAGGCCGTCATCGCCCGAGACAAGGCACTGGAGGGTAGATAG